The following coding sequences are from one Cercospora beticola chromosome 4, complete sequence window:
- the SNX4 gene encoding intercellular trafficking and secretion (BUSCO:EOG09261PNZ) has translation MSSRDGASHVAGVGDTDVPSDNVWSSHDRLTPTNSHDRNDDDQPPPLPFARTPPTIDSYEASPVSSAHSSVIDLNSQAGSAADEDDFELIENDQLPESHYDGHDSPSEEGVIGGLTSNLRKRYNKYQRRPQRRFSNTSPAQPGSNNMDGAGRSSNDYDDPEWQQAGANADSIDLAGPGAHGRLLCTVGSPQKEGEGTQTVYVSYLVTTETDFKSYQNSHTKVRRRFTDFVFLYRTLAKEYPQCAVPPLPDKHNMSYVRGDRFGPDFTSRRAYSLNRFLARLTRHPVLRRATLLTLFLESTDWNSVMKSRPNRGMSGSDGGSGGVLESWTDSFLNAFTKPHKTDKKFQEVNERASKLDDDLGTVSKTVARVAKREGDLENDYRDLAEQFQRLAALEPGINDELTKFATSVNATSEGWQGLKEFTDQDYLGSLKDMEAYITSVKSLLKTREQKQLDFEALTDYLQKAAQERDTLASHGSMGASGFLRQKIEDVRGVDHEQSRRERQRKLEVQISRLTTEVEAAKKTSEAFDEEVVKEVGDFERIKAIEFRDELGGLADANIRFFQGNIEIWERFIEDMEKQQAQAEAARA, from the coding sequence ATGTCTTCGCGAGACGGCGCCAGCCACGTTGCCGGGGTCGGCGACACTGACGTACCGTCCGACAACGTCTGGAGCTCCCACGATCGTCTCACGCCAACAAACTCCCACGAccgcaacgacgacgaccagCCTCCACCGCTGCCCTTTGCCAGAACACCGCCCACCATAGATTCATACGAAGCTTCACCCGTGTCGTCCGCGCACAGCTCCGTTATCGACCTCAACTCGCAAGCTGGTAGCGccgcagacgaggacgactttGAGCTCATCGAAAACGACCAGCTGCCCGAATCGCACTACGACGGACACGATTCACCCAGCGAGGAAGGAGTAATAGGAGGACTCACTTCGAATCTACGCAAGAGATATAACAAGTACCAACGACGGCCACAACGCAGATTCTCCAATACCTCGCCTGCCCAGCCAggcagcaacaacatggaCGGAGCTGGAAGGAGTAGTAATGACTATGATGACCCGGAGTGGCAGCAGGCTGGCGCAAATGCCGACTCAATAGATCTTGCTGGACCTGGAGCCCATGGCAGACTATTGTGCACCGTTGGGAGTCCTCAGAAGGAAGGCGAAGGCACGCAAACAGTATATGTTTCCTACCTGGTGACAACCGAAACGGACTTCAAGTCGTATCAAAACTCGCACACAAAAGTACGACGGCGCTTCACGGACTTTGTCTTCCTCTACCGCACACTTGCAAAAGAATATCCGCAATGCGCCGTGCCGCCTCTTCCGGATAAACATAATATGTCGTATGTGCGAGGCGATCGCTTTGGTCCGGACTTCACTTCGCGGCGTGCATATTCTTTGAACCGCTTTCTCGCACGACTGACGCGGCACCCAGTGCTGCGAAGAGCGACACTCTTGACTTTATTTCTGGAATCAACTGATTGGAATTCCGTGATGAAGTCCAGGCCGAATCGAGGCATGAGTGGCAGTGATGGCGGCAGTGGAGGCGTGCTCGAGAGCTGGACCGACAGCTTCCTTAACGCCTTCACCAAGCCGCACAAGACGGACAAGAAATTCCAGGAGGTCAACGAGAGAGCTTCCAAATTAGACGACGATCTCGGGACTGTGAGCAAAACTGTGGCACGTGTTGCGAAACGAGAAGGCGATTTGGAAAACGACTATCGAGATTTGGCAGAGCAGTTCCAGAGGCTAGCTGCACTTGAGCCGGGCATTAACGACGAATTGACCAAGTTTGCGACTTCTGTCAATGCCACAAGCGAAGGGTGGCAAGGGCTGAAAGAGTTCACTGACCAGGATTACCTTGGATCTCTCAAAGACATGGAGGCTTATATCACATCTGTCAAGTCGCTGCTGAAGACGCGGGAACAAAAGCAATTGGATTTCGAAGCACTCACAGATTACCTTCAAAAAGCCGCGCAGGAACGGGACACGCTGGCAAGTCATGGCTCTATGGGTGCTTCTGGCTTTCTGCGACAAAAGATTGAGGACGTGAGAGGCGTGGATCACGAACAATCTCGACGCGAAAGGCAGCGGAAGCTTGAAGTGCAAATTTCACGACTCACAACAGAAGTggaggctgcgaagaagacaaGCGAAGCGTTCGATGAGGAGGTCGTGAAGGAAGTTGGTGACTTTGAACGCATCAAAGCTATTGAGTTTCGAGATGAGCTGGGTGGACTGGCCGATGCCAACATCAGATTCTTTCAGGGCAACATTGAAATATGGGAACGATTCATCGAAGATATGGAGAAGCAGCAAGCTCAAGCCGAGGCTGCCAGAGCATAA